One region of Flavobacterium lipolyticum genomic DNA includes:
- a CDS encoding phosphatase PAP2 family protein, whose amino-acid sequence MNTSIIKNYSKLKFSLYFLPLFCLAALVLFLYYENALSVYNYAQIQKSTFLYINSHLGLYPNLQYNLTQLGDASIFLSFLALFILYAPKLWEALLSGLLFSLLFSCPLKAIFGVPRPAVIFNNEITCIMGRKLCGFNSLPSGHSIVVFTVLTIILFAFMPQRLKFKILWSVSIITIGFILAFTRVGVGAHYPLDVITGSILGYISGISGIFISRKYKIGAWINNDKYYPIFIALFIICCICLVGKIIKENLIIYYLSFISLAVSLYKITYVYVKK is encoded by the coding sequence ATGAATACTAGTATTATTAAAAATTATTCTAAACTTAAGTTCTCCTTATATTTTTTGCCCTTATTCTGTTTAGCTGCTCTAGTACTGTTTCTTTATTATGAGAATGCTTTAAGTGTTTATAATTACGCACAAATTCAAAAAAGCACCTTTCTTTATATTAATTCCCATTTAGGGCTTTATCCTAATTTACAATACAATCTTACTCAATTAGGAGATGCTTCGATTTTTTTATCCTTCTTAGCCCTTTTTATACTCTATGCACCCAAATTATGGGAAGCTTTGCTGTCGGGTTTATTATTTTCGCTATTATTTTCCTGTCCGTTAAAAGCAATATTTGGTGTTCCAAGACCTGCCGTAATTTTTAATAATGAAATTACCTGTATTATGGGAAGAAAATTATGTGGCTTCAATAGTTTGCCTTCAGGACATTCGATTGTAGTTTTTACTGTATTGACCATTATCTTATTTGCCTTTATGCCGCAGCGATTGAAATTTAAAATTCTGTGGTCTGTATCGATCATTACGATAGGATTTATTTTAGCATTTACACGAGTAGGTGTAGGGGCACATTATCCCCTTGATGTAATTACAGGAAGTATTCTGGGTTATATTTCCGGAATCTCAGGTATTTTTATCAGCAGAAAATATAAAATAGGAGCCTGGATTAACAATGATAAGTACTATCCAATTTTTATTGCATTGTTTATCATTTGTTGTATTTGCTTGGTCGGCAAAATTATTAAAGAAAATTTGATTATATATTATCTTTCGTTTATTAGCTTAGCAGTCTCACTTTATAAGATCACTTATGTTTACGTTAAAAAATAA
- the eptA gene encoding phosphoethanolamine--lipid A transferase EptA has product MFTLKNNLRITHFVLLMSFLIFLFFHLPFYTFVFNNVDYKSLNGIVLIVSLVILMLVLNAFVLYLLFSLSRHVGKVLLILFFIVSSIAVYFVNTYSVIIDESMIGNILNTNYEESSSFFSFKVILYVIFLGIIPSIYIAKVKITKVPWKEFSITSSLTLVFIAVLIFVNASNWLWIDKNSKRLGGLAMPWSYSVNTPLFYIHKFKKNEKEILLPNAVIKDNEKSVVVLVIGESARRQNFSLYGYKKNTNPLLSKTENVFHFNANSCATYTTAGVKCILEHKNSDDLYEILPNYLYRNNVEVIWRTTNWGEPPVHIKNYQNKEALKADCKGVECDYDEVLLRGLKEQIQASKKNKILIVLHTSTSHGPTYSKKYPPQFETFKPVCNSVELGKCSQNELLNAYDNTIVYTDYILHSVIEDLKELKEYKSTMIFVSDHGESLGEKNLYMHGVPISIAPKEQYEIPFIVWVSDNSKQLKPNETLTQNHVFHSVLKFLNVESPVYDEKMNIFK; this is encoded by the coding sequence ATGTTTACGTTAAAAAATAATTTAAGAATAACTCATTTTGTCCTATTGATGAGTTTTTTGATTTTTTTGTTCTTCCACCTGCCGTTTTACACCTTTGTTTTTAACAATGTCGATTATAAAAGTCTAAACGGTATTGTTTTGATTGTGAGTTTGGTAATTCTAATGCTGGTTCTTAATGCATTTGTTTTATACCTCTTGTTTTCGCTCTCTCGTCATGTCGGGAAAGTTTTGCTGATCTTGTTTTTTATTGTTAGTTCAATTGCAGTCTACTTTGTGAATACGTATAGTGTCATCATTGACGAAAGTATGATTGGCAATATTTTGAATACCAATTACGAAGAATCCAGCAGTTTTTTTTCCTTTAAAGTAATTTTGTATGTAATTTTTCTTGGAATTATTCCGAGTATTTACATTGCAAAGGTTAAAATAACCAAGGTACCATGGAAGGAGTTTTCAATCACTTCTTCACTAACTTTAGTATTTATTGCCGTTTTGATATTTGTTAATGCCAGCAATTGGCTTTGGATTGACAAAAATTCGAAACGACTTGGAGGTCTTGCAATGCCATGGTCTTATTCGGTTAATACACCGCTATTTTACATTCATAAGTTCAAGAAAAATGAAAAGGAAATTTTGCTGCCCAATGCTGTTATAAAAGATAACGAGAAATCGGTTGTAGTTTTGGTTATCGGAGAATCGGCCAGAAGGCAAAATTTTTCTCTTTATGGCTATAAGAAAAACACCAATCCGTTACTTTCTAAAACAGAAAATGTATTTCATTTTAATGCCAATTCGTGTGCAACATATACTACTGCAGGTGTAAAATGTATTTTAGAGCATAAAAACAGCGATGATCTCTATGAAATCTTGCCCAATTATTTATACCGAAATAATGTTGAAGTGATTTGGAGAACGACCAATTGGGGCGAACCGCCAGTTCATATAAAGAATTATCAAAACAAGGAAGCATTAAAAGCCGACTGTAAAGGTGTGGAATGCGATTATGATGAGGTTTTATTAAGAGGATTAAAAGAGCAGATTCAGGCGAGTAAAAAGAATAAAATACTAATTGTGCTCCATACCAGTACAAGTCACGGACCTACATACAGTAAAAAATATCCACCACAATTTGAGACGTTTAAACCAGTCTGTAATAGTGTTGAATTGGGTAAATGTTCTCAAAATGAACTTCTTAATGCTTATGATAATACGATTGTGTATACCGATTATATACTTCATAGCGTAATTGAGGATTTAAAAGAATTAAAAGAATACAAAAGCACCATGATTTTTGTTTCAGATCACGGAGAATCTTTAGGAGAGAAAAATCTTTACATGCACGGTGTGCCTATTAGCATTGCCCCTAAAGAGCAATATGAGATTCCGTTTATTGTTTGGGTATCTGACAATTCAAAACAGCTTAAGCCTAATGAAACATTGACTCAAAACCATGTTTTTCATAGTGTTCTAAAATTTCTTAATGTCGAAAGTCCGGTTTATGATGAGAAAATGAACATTTTTAAATAA
- a CDS encoding flavin monoamine oxidase family protein, whose protein sequence is MENYLHGLLDEENDPIIQQYLKYIDEGIPRTDKPKDVLIIGAGMAGMVAAAMLKEAGHKVTIVESNTRVGGRIKTFRNSKDKKYFADDTVYGEAGAMRIPTIHQMVLKYIDKLGLKTEPFYYLSVDKAQAIAYQADPDESKPEVTRNSLFYINRKRVVQNVYFPKDASEIVDVNQLLDFHLDSSENMRADQLMASLINPLKDFIAEDPKKNWPLLIDRYGEYSMRRFLKENSKYSENAIEMIGVIQNLESRMAYDFIQSFIEQNIIKDSTRFMEIVGGCDKLPNAFFKAHRLEENTYFDCRMTKMMLVGDKVKIEVDIEVQRNSQFYEDAGFKVLDTPVSDMEFDEVIVSIPFSALRHVYVTPQFEQQKRKAIRELHYDSATKILLEFREKWWQEAPYNIVGGGTITDFSNRFTYYPSNDLGSNGHGVVLASYCWSDEASRWDSMDDDDRYFYALKNLAIIHSDDVKEQQRIIDLAVISSSIKDRKGKTGKLIGAATQSWMRDPYAFGEAAIFNPGQLQLLQRHIISTEWNGKAHFAGEHTSLKHAWIEGAIESGIRTALEVNENIGNLNNPI, encoded by the coding sequence ATGGAAAACTACTTACACGGCCTACTCGACGAAGAGAATGACCCAATTATTCAACAATATTTAAAATACATAGACGAAGGAATTCCCCGTACGGATAAACCAAAAGACGTATTGATCATTGGTGCCGGAATGGCCGGAATGGTCGCAGCGGCTATGTTAAAGGAGGCTGGCCATAAGGTTACAATAGTGGAATCTAATACCCGTGTTGGCGGACGAATTAAGACTTTCCGCAATTCTAAGGACAAAAAATATTTTGCAGACGATACCGTTTATGGCGAAGCCGGAGCAATGCGTATCCCGACCATACATCAGATGGTACTCAAATACATCGATAAACTAGGACTTAAAACAGAGCCTTTCTATTATTTGTCTGTCGATAAAGCCCAGGCAATTGCATATCAGGCGGATCCTGACGAATCAAAACCAGAGGTTACAAGAAATTCTCTTTTCTATATCAACCGAAAACGTGTGGTTCAAAACGTATATTTTCCAAAGGATGCGAGTGAAATTGTCGATGTAAACCAATTGCTTGACTTTCATTTGGACAGTAGTGAAAACATGCGCGCAGACCAGTTAATGGCCAGTTTGATCAATCCGCTTAAAGATTTTATTGCAGAAGATCCGAAGAAAAACTGGCCTTTGCTTATCGATCGTTACGGAGAATATTCGATGCGTCGTTTCCTGAAAGAAAATTCAAAGTATTCAGAAAATGCGATCGAAATGATTGGCGTTATCCAAAACCTGGAATCCAGAATGGCTTATGATTTTATCCAGAGTTTTATAGAACAGAATATTATTAAGGATTCTACGCGATTTATGGAAATTGTAGGTGGATGTGACAAGCTGCCTAATGCCTTTTTTAAAGCTCATAGGCTAGAAGAAAATACCTATTTCGATTGCAGGATGACAAAAATGATGCTTGTCGGTGACAAGGTTAAAATAGAAGTAGATATAGAAGTGCAGCGTAACTCCCAGTTTTATGAAGATGCAGGATTCAAAGTATTAGATACCCCTGTTAGTGATATGGAATTTGATGAAGTAATTGTCAGCATACCATTTTCGGCATTAAGGCACGTTTATGTAACACCACAATTCGAGCAACAGAAACGAAAAGCAATCCGGGAACTGCATTATGATTCTGCTACTAAAATATTGCTTGAATTTCGTGAAAAATGGTGGCAGGAAGCTCCGTATAATATCGTTGGCGGTGGTACCATTACGGATTTCTCTAACCGTTTTACGTATTATCCGAGTAATGATTTGGGAAGTAACGGGCATGGTGTAGTATTGGCGTCCTATTGCTGGTCAGACGAAGCGAGCCGCTGGGACTCTATGGATGATGATGACCGATATTTCTATGCACTGAAAAATCTGGCCATCATACACAGCGATGATGTGAAAGAGCAGCAGCGTATTATCGACCTTGCTGTAATCAGCTCTAGCATCAAAGACCGCAAAGGAAAAACCGGAAAATTAATAGGCGCTGCAACACAAAGCTGGATGCGCGATCCTTATGCTTTTGGCGAAGCGGCAATCTTCAACCCGGGTCAGTTGCAGTTATTACAACGCCATATCATTTCGACAGAATGGAATGGAAAAGCACATTTTGCGGGGGAACACACTTCCCTAAAACATGCCTGGATAGAAGGTGCTATCGAATCGGGAATTCGTACCGCACTGGAAGTCAACGAAAATATAGGTAATCTTAATAACCCGATTTAA